GAGTGTAAAATTAGAAGTTGGTGTTGCGTTTACCGTAATATTAATACCATCTGTCACGGTAGCTCCGCATGCGTCTGTTGCTGTAACAGTATATGAATGAGTTCCAACAGGTGGACTTATTGTAATATTCGAATTGCTTGGTAAACCTCCACTCCATGCTAATGTTAATGGTGCAATACCTCCCGAGGCCGCGACACTAAAGTTTACTGGTTGCGCCCCATCGCAAATAGTCTGATCTGACGTGACTGTTGCCTGAACGGGAGTGTTATCAATAATATTTAATGTAATATCTTCGGTTCCACATGGTGATGTTTGAACATGAAGTACTACAGTTTCAGTTCCCTCGGTTAATCCATCCATAATGGAATTAATAATAATTCCAACAGAATCTGAACCGGCAGGAATTGTCACTGAAGTTGGTATTGTAGTGTAATCAGTGCCAGGTATTGCAGTTCCGCCAATAGTATAGTTTACAACTATTGGAGTTGTTGCTGGATGATCTAGTGTAAAGCTAATAATTCCATCGGTACAACCTTCAATTGCACTTAAACCTAATGCAGGGTTTGTGTAATAAGCACCTAAACCAATTGCGTCTGCCTGAAAACTGTTTGCTTCAAGAAAAACTCCTGAGTCGTAAGCACCATCGCCAATGTCACTAATAGCAAGTTTTATATGGTATTGTTGACAAGGTACAACGTTTACTGTAGCTGTAAGAGGTGTTGTAAATCCATCAAAGCAAATAGTAGATCCTGTATTGTTAACATAATACACGTTATATGAAAGTGAAGTACAGCCCGTAGTGGTTCCATAAGATCCGGGAAATCCACTATTTACAGAGTTAATTGTTACAGGAAGTGTAGTTCCTGGTATTATAGCAATATTTTGATTTGTATAAGTTCCCCCTAACGGATTAGGACCTGAAACAAAAAATCCGAATGCATCATTAAAGTTTGAACAAACATATTCTGGGTATTCTTCAGAACCAAATACATATCTAAAATTTACAACATTTGAAAGAGGAATAAAATCGAATTCCAATACAACTGCATCATAAGAAGTAAAACCACCTGAAAGTGCAGCAAGCAAGGGGTCGCCTGCACCACTTAATGAGTTACTCAAAAAATATCCGTTTGCATTAGGCACATTTGCAAATCCGCCTGTTGACATTATTACCCCACTTGTTAAACCTAAATTTGTAGTATTTCCATTAGAAAATGATCCTAAGCAGTTTGTAGGACCAGTTGCTGTAACATTTGTTACAGTAACTCCATTACCTACAAGCACAGTCTGAACAAGGTTATTAGGAGTCATACCTCCAGCAACTGCTAATTGTCCAAAACTTTGAACAGAGCAAAATAATGAACAAATAAGAGCTATTGAACAGAGCTTAATTATAGTTTTCATATTCATTATTAATTTAAATTATCAACGTCGGAGTTAACGTTATCAATAACTAGCTGTGATACCTTCATTAGTTTAAACATATTTTTAAAATATGGGATATCTGAAAATTCATAAAAAATTCCACTAGCCTGCCAATTGCTGGTTCCTGCAATGGGGATCATGTTAAATTCCTCAACACCACGATAACCTCTTATGAATTTAATCAGATTATCAGCATGTTTTTGGTTTTCTATTCCCGAAATTTCAAAAGAAAGCAAATGTTTTCCGTTGTTGTTTGAAGTAAAAATACTGCCTTCAGTTTTTGATATTTTTGCAGTTAGTCCAATATTTTGGGCAATAATGCTATTTCCCGAAAAAAGAAACAATACTGCGATTGCAAAAAATAAAAATGGAGTTTTCATATTTAAGGTATTTATATTTTTGATTTTATATATATAAGTCAATTAACTAGTACATTTGGTTGCCTGCAAACTAAAAAAAAAGTCATTATTTTTAATGTTTTTTTTAATTGTCTGAGGACTAACAATTTTAAAAAATTTCCGAAATATACAAAATATCATAAATTTATGCAAAGTTTACGATATTTGAAGATTATTTTATTATTCAAAAAATAAACATATGAAACGACTACTTGTTTTATCACTTTTGATGCTTTTTTGTTCAACCTTATTTTCGCAGGAAGAAAATACTGAAGCTGAAGATAGTCTAGGACTTTCGGTTTTTCTTGCACCTTTTTTTGAAACAACATCAATGGTAAAGCAGACAAATTATATTGGTGGTATGGGTGGAGTATTTGTGTCTGAAAATGTAATCATTGGTGGATTTGGAAAAGCGATGACATCCTTTTTTAGAGTTGATAGTGCATACAATGAAAAAACAAAACTGATGGAAAGAGATTTAGAGTTGGATCTTGGTGGTGGGGGATTGGTTTTTGGTTATATGTTTATGCCTTCAAAAAAAATTCATCCTGTTATTATGCTTTGGACAGGTGGTGGAAGCATCTCATTAAGCGATAAAACCAAAACAAGAATTAAAGATTTGTATGATGACTTTTTTCTTTTTAACGGTACTTTTGAAATTGATTATCGTCCGTTAAAATTTTTAAGTTTAGGCGTGGGCGTACATTACCAAATGGTTTCAGGTTTAAAACTTTACGGGTATACAAATAATGATTTTAACGGAGCTGGTCTTTTTGTAAATTTAAAAATTGGCTCTTTTGAAAGGGATTAGATTAGGTGAAAAATTGCTGAATAATGCAATTATTTGTATTATCTTAAGTTGATGCTTGCTTCAATAGTTGAAAAGAACAGATTAAAAATAATTTATTTCTTTTTTATCACCTGTTTCAAATTCTTTAATTTTTGAAAGTAAATTATTGGCTAATCTGCTAGCACCTAATCTGAACCATTCAGGGGTTAGCCATTTATCACCTAAAACTTCTTTTACAATTGCAAAATAAACAAGTGCTTGTTCTGGAGTTACTACTCCACCGGCAGGTTTTATCCCAACCATTCTTCCGGTTTTTTCAAAATAGTCTTTAATGGCAGTAACCATAACTAAAACTGCTTCTGGAGTTGCAGCAGGTTCCATTTTTCCAGTGGAAGTTTTAATAAAGTCTGCACCAGCTTCCATTGACAACATACTTGCAAGATAAATTTCATCAAATGAGGAAAGTGCTCCGGTTTCAAGTATAACTTTTACGTGAGCTTTTCCGGCTGCTGCTTTTATTAATGTAACTTCGTTTGCAACTGATTGGTAATCTTTTTCTAAAAATTTTCCAACCGAAATTACCATATCTACTTCATCTGCACCTTTTTCAACAGCAATGCTAGTTTCTGATAATTTTATTGAAATGAATGTTTGTGAAGAAGGGAATCCTCCAACAACCGATGCAATATTTACATTTTTTGCCTTAAGTGTTTTTCTAACAAGTCCAACAAAGGAAGGATAAATACAAATTGCTGCAACGTTCGGAAAATCAGAAAAATTTTCAGAAAAGTTATTTACTTTTTCACAAAAATCGCGAACTTTTGCGTCGTTATCTGTTGTATTTAAAGTAGTAAGATCAATAAGGCTGAAAACGGTTTTTAAATTTCCAATATTTGATAATTTTTCAGATTCTTTTGCAATTCTTGCTGTTTCAGCTAATATAAATTCTTTTTGGAGTAACATAATTTTATTTTTTATGCTCAAAAGTACATGTTTTTGACTTAAAAAAATAAATGTAATAATTGAAGTTTGATTTTTAATTTAATATATTTGTATACTAAATCGATTAAACTATTTAATTATGAAAACAATAATGCTATTTATTCTGTTTGCGGTTTTTGGTCTAACAACATATGCTCAATACAATTGTTATGGTACAAGATACAACGATAGTCTTTTTGATGTAACCGTTACATCAGATGTGCTTTATGGGAACAATTTACTTTATACAGGTGTTGCAACAGATTTGCATATGGATATTTATCAGCCTACAGGCGATACAGCATTAATGCGTCCATTAATAATTTTTGCACCTAAAGGAAGCTTTTTACAGGAAGATAAAGCAGAGTGGACAATGCAGCAACTTTGTTTAAAATTTGCGCATATGGGTTATGTAACAGCTGCAATTGACTATAGGGTTGGAATAAATTATACACTTGCTTTTCAAAATCCCAATAGAGAGTTTTCTTTAGCTGTAATGCGTGCTTATCATGATTACAAAGCAGCGATTAGGTTTTTTAGAAAAGATGCTGCAACAACTAACACATATAAAATTGATCCGAATATGATAATTGCAGGAGGAAGTTCAGCAGGTGCAATAACAGCTGTGCACGTTGCTTATTTAGATCAGCTTTCAGAAATTCCGGCAGTTATTGACACAACGGGTTTAGGTGGAATTGAGGGACACAGCGGAAACTCAGGTTATTCAAGTCAGGTAAACTATGTTGTTAATCTTTGTGGGGCAATTGCAGATACATCATGGATTAATTCTGGTAATATTCCGTTAATAAGTATGCATGGTAATTTGGATACTGAAGTTCCTTACGGCTCTGCAGTAATTTCTATGGTAATTCCAATAACTGAAGTTGATGGAAGTGCATCTATAAATCTAAGAACAAATACAGTTGGAATAGAGAACCCGTTTCATACTTTTTTAGGACAGGCACACATTCCTTATGATCCCAATGCAGGAGGCAGTTATCTTTTGTATATGGATACTGTTATTAATTATGTTAAGACTAACTTATATAACTGGATTTGTACTAGTACAGGTGTTACTGAAAATAATTTGTTGCCGTTTGTTCAGGTTTATCCAAACCCTATGCAAAATGAGCTTAATATTAATTTGAATAATAATATTTGTGATGGCGTCTCTGTTTATGTGTATGATGTTATGGGAAATATTTGTTTAGTAGAAGAATTACAAAATAAAGAAACCATTCTTAGTATTAACAATTTGCCTGAAGGGATATATCTGATTAAGATAAAAACTCAAACAAGTGTTAATACTTATAAGATAATAAAGTCTTTATAAACGATACGCAATATAAATTTTACTAAAGCACTCATATTAGTTTAACAACAGTTTGGTATATTAGTTATTTTTATACCTTCGCGTTGTTAAAACAAATTATATGAGATTAACTTTTACTTTGTTTTTAATTATTGGTATTGCCTTTTCATCATTTTCTCAGGATTATATTGTTAAGAGTACTGGCGATACAATATATTGTAATATTTCACAAATT
This window of the Bacteroidia bacterium genome carries:
- the deoC gene encoding deoxyribose-phosphate aldolase, which encodes MLLQKEFILAETARIAKESEKLSNIGNLKTVFSLIDLTTLNTTDNDAKVRDFCEKVNNFSENFSDFPNVAAICIYPSFVGLVRKTLKAKNVNIASVVGGFPSSQTFISIKLSETSIAVEKGADEVDMVISVGKFLEKDYQSVANEVTLIKAAAGKAHVKVILETGALSSFDEIYLASMLSMEAGADFIKTSTGKMEPAATPEAVLVMVTAIKDYFEKTGRMVGIKPAGGVVTPEQALVYFAIVKEVLGDKWLTPEWFRLGASRLANNLLSKIKEFETGDKKEINYF
- a CDS encoding T9SS type A sorting domain-containing protein encodes the protein MKTIMLFILFAVFGLTTYAQYNCYGTRYNDSLFDVTVTSDVLYGNNLLYTGVATDLHMDIYQPTGDTALMRPLIIFAPKGSFLQEDKAEWTMQQLCLKFAHMGYVTAAIDYRVGINYTLAFQNPNREFSLAVMRAYHDYKAAIRFFRKDAATTNTYKIDPNMIIAGGSSAGAITAVHVAYLDQLSEIPAVIDTTGLGGIEGHSGNSGYSSQVNYVVNLCGAIADTSWINSGNIPLISMHGNLDTEVPYGSAVISMVIPITEVDGSASINLRTNTVGIENPFHTFLGQAHIPYDPNAGGSYLLYMDTVINYVKTNLYNWICTSTGVTENNLLPFVQVYPNPMQNELNINLNNNICDGVSVYVYDVMGNICLVEELQNKETILSINNLPEGIYLIKIKTQTSVNTYKIIKSL